From the Rhodococcus sp. NBC_00297 genome, one window contains:
- a CDS encoding siderophore ABC transporter substrate-binding protein yields MKTPKTPILALLATVITVSALASCSTDDTTSADSATTVSIDTATGPVEVPQNPQRVVALDNTSLETLRAFGVEPVALPKPIMPYEGFEDWIDDDAILDVGTHREPNLEIVNEAEPDLIIGGYRFSEYTDELGRIAPTLDIAPSDDAEGGYVESLKRQTASLGVVFDREEQAAEIIAALDAAEDNAAERTTGQSVFLSVVSGGKIDNGAGRIGRIIEPLNLRDVFAGEAGDVHGDSGLAPEAVAAANPDWMIVLDRDAAAGEPGAAPAKSVIDAQEAFARTTFASEDQIVYLDPYFYTRESIQAYAETYEQLADAFSNAS; encoded by the coding sequence GTGAAGACCCCGAAAACCCCGATCCTCGCCCTCCTCGCCACCGTGATCACGGTGAGCGCGCTCGCGAGTTGCAGCACCGACGACACCACGTCCGCGGACTCCGCCACCACCGTTTCGATCGACACCGCCACCGGACCTGTCGAGGTCCCCCAGAACCCGCAGCGTGTCGTCGCCCTCGACAACACGTCGCTGGAGACCCTGCGCGCGTTCGGCGTCGAACCGGTGGCGCTGCCCAAGCCGATCATGCCGTACGAAGGGTTCGAGGACTGGATCGACGACGACGCCATCCTCGACGTGGGGACGCACAGGGAGCCGAATCTGGAGATCGTGAACGAGGCGGAACCCGATCTCATCATCGGCGGTTACCGCTTCTCGGAGTACACCGACGAACTCGGTCGTATCGCCCCGACGCTGGACATCGCGCCGTCCGACGATGCCGAGGGTGGTTACGTCGAGTCACTGAAGCGCCAGACCGCCTCTCTCGGCGTCGTTTTCGACCGCGAGGAGCAGGCGGCCGAGATCATCGCGGCTCTCGACGCCGCCGAAGACAACGCGGCGGAGCGGACCACCGGCCAGTCGGTGTTCCTGTCCGTCGTCTCGGGCGGAAAGATCGACAACGGCGCCGGACGGATCGGTCGCATCATCGAGCCGCTGAACCTGCGCGACGTCTTCGCCGGTGAGGCCGGCGACGTACACGGCGACTCCGGCCTCGCGCCGGAGGCCGTCGCCGCGGCGAACCCGGACTGGATGATCGTGCTGGACCGCGACGCCGCGGCCGGTGAACCCGGTGCCGCTCCGGCGAAGTCGGTGATCGATGCACAGGAAGCGTTCGCCCGCACGACGTTCGCGTCCGAGGACCAGATCGTCTACCTCGATCCGTACTTCTACACCCGGGAGAGCATCCAGGCGTACGCCGAGACGTACGAGCAGCTCGCGGATGCCTTCTCGAATGCATCGTAG
- a CDS encoding iron ABC transporter ATP-binding protein has protein sequence MITFSDVSKTYQSETVLGPVSGTIAEGGITSVVGPNGAGKSTLLSIMGRLLEPTTGTVTIGDAVVQHTATRDLARIVSVLRQDNHLTARLTIRELVSFGRFPHCGGRLRAHDHEHVDRALDFLHLDTLAGRHLDQVSGGQRQRAFVAMVLAQDTPYVLLDEPLNNLDMKHSVAMMGHLRRAADELGRTIVLVVHDINFAAAWSDDIVAMRDGRIVVSGPAGAIMHDDILSDVFDTRVRVHDIDGARTAVYARPRNEVRIAASTQP, from the coding sequence GTGATCACGTTCTCGGACGTCTCCAAGACCTACCAGAGCGAGACGGTGCTCGGACCGGTCAGCGGCACCATCGCAGAGGGTGGCATCACCTCGGTCGTCGGGCCCAACGGAGCGGGCAAGTCGACCCTGCTCTCGATCATGGGCAGACTGCTCGAGCCGACCACCGGAACCGTGACCATCGGAGACGCCGTGGTGCAGCACACGGCCACGAGAGACTTGGCCCGCATCGTCTCGGTGCTGCGCCAGGACAACCACCTGACCGCGCGGCTCACCATCCGCGAGCTCGTCTCGTTCGGCCGGTTCCCGCACTGCGGCGGCCGACTCCGCGCACACGACCACGAACACGTCGACCGTGCGCTCGACTTCCTGCACCTCGACACCCTCGCCGGGCGCCACCTCGACCAGGTGTCGGGTGGTCAGCGCCAGCGGGCGTTCGTCGCCATGGTTCTCGCGCAGGACACTCCGTACGTCCTGCTCGACGAGCCGCTGAACAATCTGGACATGAAGCACTCGGTGGCGATGATGGGCCATCTCCGACGCGCGGCCGACGAATTGGGGCGCACGATCGTGCTCGTGGTGCACGACATCAACTTCGCAGCGGCCTGGTCGGACGACATCGTCGCGATGCGGGACGGTCGGATCGTCGTCAGCGGGCCCGCCGGCGCGATCATGCACGACGACATCCTGAGCGACGTGTTCGATACCCGGGTGCGCGTCCACGACATCGACGGCGCGCGGACCGCCGTGTACGCCCGCCCTCGGAACGAGGTGCGTATCGCGGCCTCGACACAACCATGA
- a CDS encoding ABC transporter permease, which produces MHRRTALLGSAVVTAALVAASLLVGEFDISLGTLLTDPVAREMFLISRVPRTLSLIFAGVAMAVSGVVMQMITQNKFVEPTTAGTSQWAGLGILAALLLAPNLGPMPKMLIATAFAFVGTMLFVGVLRRISLEQQLVVPLVGIMLGAVVGAITTFLAGTFDLLQSMSAWRSGGFSGIVRGFYEPLWAVVVIAVLVYLLAHRFTVAGLGKDLATTVGLNYDATVVLGVAMVAVCTGVTSVVVGFIPFLGLIVPNIVSMVLGDDVRRNLPWVAVLGVGLLLACDLIGRTVVAPMEIPASVILGALGAAVFVLLLVRQRRHVLA; this is translated from the coding sequence ATGCATCGTAGGACAGCACTTCTGGGCTCGGCGGTGGTCACCGCCGCCCTGGTCGCGGCGTCGCTGCTCGTCGGCGAGTTCGACATCTCGCTCGGCACACTGCTCACCGACCCGGTGGCGCGGGAGATGTTCCTCATCTCTCGCGTCCCGCGGACCCTCTCATTGATCTTCGCCGGCGTCGCGATGGCGGTGTCCGGTGTGGTCATGCAGATGATCACTCAGAACAAGTTCGTCGAGCCCACTACCGCCGGCACGAGCCAGTGGGCGGGGCTGGGCATTCTCGCGGCCCTGTTGCTGGCGCCGAATCTGGGGCCGATGCCGAAGATGCTGATCGCCACCGCGTTCGCCTTCGTCGGCACCATGTTGTTCGTCGGCGTCCTGCGTCGAATCTCGTTGGAACAACAACTGGTGGTCCCCCTGGTCGGCATCATGCTGGGCGCCGTCGTCGGCGCGATCACCACCTTCCTCGCCGGCACATTCGACCTGCTGCAGTCCATGTCCGCGTGGCGGTCCGGCGGATTCAGCGGCATCGTGCGCGGTTTCTACGAACCCTTGTGGGCCGTCGTCGTCATCGCCGTGCTCGTCTACCTGCTCGCGCACCGCTTCACCGTCGCCGGCCTCGGGAAGGACCTCGCCACCACGGTCGGACTGAACTACGACGCGACCGTCGTGCTCGGCGTCGCGATGGTGGCGGTGTGCACCGGTGTCACCAGCGTGGTGGTCGGCTTCATCCCGTTCCTGGGCCTCATCGTGCCGAACATCGTGTCCATGGTCCTGGGAGACGACGTACGGAGGAACCTCCCGTGGGTGGCGGTGCTGGGCGTCGGACTGCTGCTGGCGTGCGACCTGATCGGGCGCACGGTGGTCGCGCCCATGGAGATTCCGGCCTCGGTGATTCTCGGCGCGCTCGGCGCCGCGGTCTTCGTCCTTCTCCTGGTGAGGCAGCGACGTCATGTTCTTGCGTGA
- a CDS encoding ATP-binding protein, with amino-acid sequence MLDATHDGVTDSTLGPSVQNPGLVMSDVPADALCIGAVRRALAAWLRILPFDDARRADVVLAVYEAMANVVDHAYLDTDGVGTMQISATYSVDLGALDVTVADLGRWKLPVHNALGVTACRSSRH; translated from the coding sequence GTGCTGGACGCGACCCATGACGGTGTCACAGACAGCACTCTCGGTCCGAGCGTCCAAAACCCGGGCCTCGTCATGTCCGATGTCCCCGCTGACGCCCTGTGCATCGGCGCCGTACGCAGAGCATTGGCCGCCTGGCTCCGTATCCTGCCGTTCGACGATGCCCGCAGAGCCGATGTGGTGCTGGCGGTGTACGAAGCGATGGCCAATGTCGTCGACCACGCGTACCTCGACACGGACGGTGTCGGCACGATGCAGATCAGCGCCACCTATTCGGTCGACCTCGGCGCGCTGGACGTCACCGTCGCTGATCTCGGGCGGTGGAAACTGCCTGTGCACAACGCTCTTGGGGTAACGGCCTGCCGCTCATCACGGCACTGA
- a CDS encoding ABC transporter substrate-binding protein gives MVHSPLRRRGVRLVAAASMALVVLGASACSSTADDTAATVVPTPSETRVIATDRGEVTVPADPQRIAVLSAGFAGYLYTLDAPVAITDTRLLGVTTLDGGFPPQWADKAEARGTVELPAGESLNIEAIAQAEPDLIIGGGQGYSAILANDAYDQLAAIAPTVLIPSTVTTWQGELAAVADAAGESDKVDSLLQAYEDKVADVRDSITVPGSPVAYFLSLSTNEPSFIPQTAALPTLLSEVGFEADDILTKAGNPELYGSGDSFIVSPELLGSVATAPVMFVVPVAGRTLEQLKQDPAYAVLPAFAASTVHELPATSYRPDYDGVMATLDQIQQTFAA, from the coding sequence ATGGTGCACTCCCCCCTTCGCCGGCGAGGCGTCCGCCTCGTCGCCGCTGCGTCGATGGCGCTCGTCGTCCTCGGCGCGTCCGCGTGCAGTTCGACCGCCGACGACACCGCTGCAACTGTCGTGCCGACACCGAGCGAGACCCGCGTGATCGCCACCGACAGAGGAGAGGTGACCGTGCCCGCCGACCCCCAGCGCATCGCGGTCCTCTCCGCCGGATTCGCCGGATACCTCTACACACTCGACGCGCCCGTCGCCATCACCGACACCCGACTGCTCGGTGTGACCACCCTCGACGGCGGCTTCCCTCCACAGTGGGCCGACAAGGCTGAGGCCCGGGGCACAGTGGAACTGCCGGCGGGGGAATCGCTGAACATCGAAGCCATTGCGCAGGCCGAACCTGATCTCATCATCGGTGGCGGGCAGGGCTACTCCGCCATCCTGGCCAATGATGCCTACGATCAGCTCGCCGCGATCGCACCCACCGTGCTGATCCCGTCCACGGTCACCACCTGGCAAGGCGAACTCGCGGCAGTCGCCGACGCCGCCGGGGAGAGCGACAAGGTCGACTCTCTCCTGCAGGCATATGAGGACAAGGTCGCCGATGTCAGGGACTCCATCACCGTTCCCGGGTCTCCTGTCGCATATTTCCTGTCGCTGAGCACCAATGAACCCTCCTTCATTCCGCAGACCGCGGCATTGCCGACGTTGTTGTCGGAGGTCGGTTTCGAAGCCGACGACATTCTCACCAAGGCCGGGAATCCGGAGTTGTACGGTTCCGGGGACTCGTTCATCGTCAGCCCCGAATTGCTCGGTTCCGTCGCCACCGCCCCGGTGATGTTCGTCGTCCCGGTTGCCGGGCGCACCCTCGAGCAGCTGAAGCAGGATCCGGCCTACGCGGTGTTGCCGGCCTTCGCCGCGAGCACTGTCCACGAACTCCCGGCGACGAGCTACCGACCCGACTACGACGGGGTCATGGCCACGCTGGACCAGATCCAGCAGACGTTCGCCGCGTAG
- a CDS encoding sugar phosphate isomerase/epimerase family protein, which translates to MTRGADRRIAPMAPELIAACWTSAGDVRPDAPHPVSPIPIADRITAVSDAGFAGMGIVAADLAAIRDDIGLPALRSMLDNSPLRYVEIELLERWWIPRGENGSTHDTRDLLLEAAEILQPTHIKIGSENAPPRDLEPLVDALRVLTREAAERGTRIAIEPMPFSIISMIPDGADLARATGDPACGVIVDAWHLFRAGTTLDELRSSLTGDVVFGVELDDADEHVVGSLFDDTMDNRRLCGEGVFDLNGLISVLREVGYDGTWGVEILSDDFRRMPLDLALTRAHESAVALVHPLP; encoded by the coding sequence ATGACCCGAGGAGCGGACCGACGCATCGCACCGATGGCGCCGGAACTGATCGCAGCGTGTTGGACGTCGGCGGGCGATGTCCGCCCCGACGCGCCACACCCTGTGAGTCCGATTCCGATCGCGGACCGGATCACGGCGGTATCCGATGCCGGGTTCGCCGGCATGGGGATCGTCGCCGCGGACCTCGCGGCAATTCGCGACGACATCGGACTACCGGCCCTGCGGAGCATGCTCGACAATTCGCCGTTGAGGTATGTCGAGATCGAACTGCTGGAACGGTGGTGGATCCCCAGAGGAGAGAACGGAAGCACCCACGACACTCGCGACCTGCTGCTGGAGGCCGCTGAGATCCTCCAGCCGACGCACATCAAGATCGGCTCGGAGAATGCGCCGCCTCGTGACCTCGAACCACTTGTCGACGCGTTACGCGTGTTGACCCGCGAGGCCGCGGAGCGCGGCACCCGCATCGCCATCGAACCGATGCCGTTCTCGATCATCTCCATGATCCCGGACGGGGCCGACCTCGCCCGCGCCACAGGAGATCCCGCGTGCGGCGTGATCGTCGATGCCTGGCACCTCTTCCGGGCCGGCACCACCCTCGACGAACTGCGATCTTCCCTGACCGGCGACGTCGTGTTCGGTGTGGAACTCGATGACGCCGACGAGCACGTCGTCGGGTCGTTGTTCGACGACACGATGGACAACCGTCGACTGTGCGGTGAGGGAGTGTTCGACCTGAACGGACTGATCAGTGTTCTGCGCGAGGTCGGATACGACGGAACCTGGGGTGTCGAGATCTTGTCCGACGACTTCCGACGCATGCCACTCGATCTCGCCCTCACCCGAGCGCACGAGAGCGCAGTCGCACTGGTGCATCCCCTGCCATGA
- a CDS encoding siderophore-interacting protein, with product MAGTVRDVQVFPICMRELDVLRVEDVTPVMRRVVVGGPSMDRHVRDGVELPPVRTTGFDDDVKILPVDPVTGTLPFPVPRNQDDGTVDWPAGSFPYARTYTVRRFDEAEREMVLDFAAHEGGLAATWSRTVEPGDTVLIAGPKHSASLPREVDWMLVAGDETALPAIARCLEILPADLPATVVVEVAERSHRQELRSAADVDITWLYRSEAGGDSRLVDAVRTAPWRPGQPYLWVAGEAQTITPLRRWAKQDKQIDKKFVEIAGYWRRREDRTAPSPADSGQVRNAVARLHEMTDLATPLVIKTAVTLGVFAAVDGGADTVDAIAAACSTHPGATAKLVRHLVLLDLLTTHGQRCALTEMGSLLADQDAFLNQQLHNDRIHTRLELSLLGLTETIRTGTPPPTHRFADQMAEPGIADEFHEEAAFSAVYRAPALPDAVDLDGVRTVALHGDGAGVYADTLVRERPDLEITLVGHPDRNRRNLADVADERRGAVHCIDSTDITPSGSPVDLAIAVDLIDAHPDADALLLLSMLATSARRVVLVTDVLDPATTDDHDTEDDLVRLCLYGSGRRTEAELRDLITDAVGADARVGTLGWGSTVVEFGGRQGSAT from the coding sequence ATGGCGGGCACAGTGCGCGACGTTCAGGTCTTTCCGATCTGTATGCGAGAACTCGATGTCCTGCGGGTGGAGGACGTGACCCCCGTGATGCGACGGGTCGTGGTGGGCGGGCCGTCGATGGACCGGCACGTGCGCGACGGTGTCGAGCTGCCTCCGGTGCGGACCACCGGATTCGACGACGACGTCAAGATTCTTCCGGTCGACCCGGTCACCGGGACCCTGCCGTTCCCGGTACCCAGGAATCAGGACGACGGCACCGTCGACTGGCCCGCAGGATCGTTCCCGTACGCACGCACGTACACCGTGCGCCGGTTCGACGAGGCCGAGCGAGAGATGGTGCTGGACTTCGCAGCCCACGAGGGCGGACTCGCAGCGACGTGGTCCCGGACGGTGGAGCCCGGCGACACGGTGCTGATCGCCGGACCGAAACACTCCGCGAGCCTGCCGCGCGAGGTGGACTGGATGCTCGTCGCCGGCGACGAGACCGCCCTGCCCGCCATCGCGCGCTGCCTCGAGATACTGCCCGCTGATCTGCCGGCGACGGTGGTCGTCGAAGTGGCCGAGCGCTCGCACCGACAGGAACTGCGCTCGGCTGCCGACGTCGACATCACCTGGCTGTACCGGTCCGAAGCCGGAGGCGACTCCCGGCTCGTCGACGCGGTCCGAACGGCGCCGTGGCGACCCGGGCAGCCGTACCTGTGGGTCGCCGGCGAAGCACAGACCATCACGCCACTACGTCGATGGGCCAAGCAGGACAAGCAGATCGACAAGAAGTTCGTCGAGATCGCCGGGTACTGGCGTAGACGCGAGGACCGAACCGCGCCGTCCCCGGCCGACAGCGGCCAGGTAAGGAACGCGGTGGCGCGTCTGCACGAGATGACGGACCTGGCGACCCCGCTGGTCATCAAGACCGCGGTGACGCTCGGGGTGTTCGCTGCTGTCGACGGCGGCGCCGACACCGTCGACGCGATCGCCGCAGCATGCAGCACTCACCCCGGCGCCACGGCGAAGCTGGTGCGGCACCTCGTCCTGCTCGACCTTCTCACCACCCACGGTCAGCGTTGCGCCCTCACCGAGATGGGGTCCCTGCTCGCCGACCAGGACGCGTTCCTCAATCAGCAGCTGCACAACGACAGGATCCACACCCGTCTCGAACTGTCGCTCCTCGGCCTCACCGAGACGATCCGGACCGGAACACCGCCTCCGACACACCGTTTCGCCGACCAGATGGCCGAGCCCGGTATCGCGGACGAATTCCACGAGGAAGCGGCGTTCTCCGCTGTCTACCGCGCTCCCGCACTGCCCGACGCGGTCGATCTAGACGGAGTCCGGACGGTCGCACTCCACGGCGACGGGGCAGGCGTCTACGCCGACACCCTCGTACGGGAACGTCCCGACCTCGAGATCACGCTCGTCGGACATCCCGACCGCAACCGCCGGAACCTGGCAGACGTGGCCGACGAGCGGCGCGGTGCGGTGCACTGCATCGACTCCACCGATATCACCCCGTCGGGATCCCCCGTAGACCTCGCGATCGCCGTCGACCTGATCGACGCTCACCCGGACGCTGACGCCCTCCTGCTGCTGTCGATGCTGGCGACCTCCGCGCGCAGGGTCGTCCTCGTCACCGACGTGCTCGACCCGGCGACCACCGACGATCACGACACCGAAGACGACTTGGTCCGACTGTGCCTGTACGGATCCGGGCGACGCACCGAAGCCGAACTCCGTGACCTCATCACCGACGCCGTCGGAGCCGACGCACGTGTCGGAACCCTCGGGTGGGGATCCACGGTGGTCGAATTTGGGGGCCGACAGGGGTCGGCGACGTGA
- a CDS encoding iron chelate uptake ABC transporter family permease subunit, whose translation MSTLVRTDSGPRPRRRLLVASAVLAGAIACFLLLFVRGSFEFAVERRATMLGAMAVAAFAHGLGTVVFHTVTDNRLLTPSIVGFDSLYVLMQTVMVFVFGGSVIARTDGTPKVIAQTLTMVLFATILYRWLFSGRLGSLFTMLLVGVVLGLAFDSLSTFLQRLLSPTEYDLLSVRLFGRLSGVDPGMLPLAFTVCVTVGVVLWRRRFRLDVLLLGRDSATTIGVDHKRELTLVLVLVALLVSFSTALAGPMTFFGFIVATMAYQVTGSYKHQYVLPMAFLLGMLTLVVGQFVMQHVFYAAGFLTVVIEFAGGLLFLVVVLRKGRL comes from the coding sequence ATGTCGACGCTGGTACGCACCGACTCGGGACCACGTCCGCGCCGACGACTTCTCGTGGCCTCCGCGGTGCTGGCGGGGGCGATCGCCTGCTTCCTTCTCCTGTTCGTCCGGGGTTCCTTCGAGTTCGCGGTGGAACGCCGCGCCACGATGCTGGGCGCCATGGCCGTCGCGGCCTTCGCCCACGGGCTCGGCACCGTCGTCTTCCACACCGTCACAGACAACCGATTGCTCACTCCGTCCATCGTCGGTTTCGACTCGCTGTACGTGCTGATGCAGACCGTCATGGTGTTCGTCTTCGGCGGCTCCGTCATCGCGCGGACCGACGGCACCCCGAAAGTGATCGCACAGACCCTCACCATGGTCCTGTTCGCCACGATCCTCTATCGCTGGCTCTTCTCCGGTCGCCTCGGCAGTCTCTTCACGATGCTGCTCGTCGGCGTCGTCCTGGGGCTGGCCTTCGACAGCCTCTCGACGTTCCTGCAGCGTCTGCTCTCCCCCACCGAGTACGACCTCCTGTCCGTTCGCCTGTTCGGTCGCCTCAGCGGGGTGGATCCGGGCATGCTTCCCCTCGCGTTCACGGTGTGCGTCACAGTGGGAGTGGTGTTGTGGCGCAGACGCTTCCGGCTCGATGTGCTGTTGCTCGGCCGTGACTCCGCGACGACCATCGGCGTCGACCACAAGCGTGAACTGACGCTCGTGCTCGTTCTGGTGGCGCTGCTGGTGTCGTTCTCCACCGCGCTGGCAGGGCCGATGACCTTCTTCGGCTTCATCGTCGCGACGATGGCCTATCAGGTGACCGGCAGCTACAAACACCAGTACGTGCTGCCGATGGCATTCCTGCTCGGCATGCTCACGCTCGTCGTCGGACAGTTCGTCATGCAGCACGTGTTCTACGCGGCCGGTTTCCTCACGGTCGTCATCGAATTCGCGGGTGGACTGCTCTTCCTCGTCGTCGTCCTCCGGAAAGGCAGACTGTGA
- a CDS encoding STAS domain-containing protein: protein MTLDRAREQDVDRRSVQVTAARNGAVLIVSVRGDLDLESTPMLTAGLDRALSDDAPSAVIIDLTDVDFLSSTGMTALIDTHRRLGALVALAVVSNGPATTRPLTLVGMDEMLSLHADLDAALAAVSS, encoded by the coding sequence GTGACCCTTGATCGCGCACGCGAACAGGACGTCGACCGACGGTCCGTCCAGGTCACCGCCGCCCGCAACGGGGCTGTACTCATCGTGTCGGTCCGCGGCGATCTGGACCTCGAGTCCACGCCCATGCTGACGGCAGGTCTCGACCGAGCACTGTCTGACGACGCGCCCTCCGCGGTGATCATCGACCTGACCGACGTCGATTTTCTCTCTTCCACCGGCATGACGGCCCTCATCGACACGCACCGCCGACTCGGCGCACTCGTCGCGCTCGCTGTCGTGTCGAACGGGCCCGCGACCACCCGTCCACTCACGCTGGTCGGAATGGACGAGATGCTCTCGCTCCACGCCGACCTCGACGCGGCACTGGCCGCGGTGTCGTCCTGA
- a CDS encoding GAF and ANTAR domain-containing protein: MTDSVTPGLPPDDHSTAAALAAANAFDDEIAGALSSRTASGVRTAITMQYFAADTFDALDAFRGLLLSHSRFEILLQGLCEQAVAAIPGADMAGVTLLHHDAANPETAARSDSRVSDIDADQYRVNEGPCLEAARTGRIVCVHVEDAAARWPLFAAAASEAGVRSFLSAPLDVDSEHAGSLNIYSFGDHGFSDIDEVLVTVLVTAVEVAVWESRHTADAREESGNLRRAMETRACIEQAKGIVMAVRGITADAAFAALVEQSQRENVRVSVLAERTVTSVVAVPL, encoded by the coding sequence ATGACGGATTCGGTCACGCCCGGCCTGCCCCCGGACGATCACAGCACGGCGGCAGCACTGGCCGCCGCGAACGCCTTCGACGACGAGATCGCGGGAGCGCTGTCGTCCCGCACGGCCAGTGGTGTCCGCACGGCGATCACGATGCAGTACTTCGCCGCGGACACCTTCGACGCATTGGACGCCTTTCGTGGACTCCTGCTGTCGCACAGTCGGTTCGAGATCCTCCTCCAGGGCTTGTGCGAACAGGCGGTCGCCGCGATCCCCGGAGCGGACATGGCCGGGGTGACCCTCCTGCATCACGACGCGGCGAACCCTGAGACCGCGGCGCGGTCGGATTCCCGAGTCAGCGACATCGATGCCGATCAGTACCGCGTGAACGAGGGGCCTTGCCTCGAAGCCGCCCGGACCGGGCGCATCGTGTGCGTGCACGTCGAGGATGCTGCGGCGCGATGGCCGCTCTTCGCCGCTGCAGCCTCCGAGGCCGGTGTGCGCAGCTTCCTGTCGGCACCCCTGGACGTCGATTCCGAACATGCTGGATCGCTGAACATCTACAGCTTCGGCGATCACGGCTTCAGCGACATCGACGAGGTGCTGGTCACGGTGCTCGTGACCGCCGTGGAGGTCGCGGTGTGGGAATCGCGGCACACCGCGGACGCTCGGGAAGAGTCAGGCAACCTCCGCAGAGCGATGGAGACCCGCGCCTGCATCGAACAGGCGAAGGGCATCGTCATGGCAGTTCGGGGTATCACCGCGGACGCGGCCTTCGCCGCTCTGGTAGAGCAATCGCAACGAGAGAACGTGCGTGTGTCGGTGCTTGCGGAACGCACGGTCACCTCGGTCGTGGCGGTACCGCTGTGA
- a CDS encoding alpha/beta fold hydrolase, which translates to MTLNYVRFGHGSPLLLVHGLGVGWRSWSPIIDELAEHRDVIAVDLPGFGDTPPLTGEVSIAALADSVADFIREHDLGGISTVGQSMGGRIVLELARRGVGGDTVALDPGGFWSDRERAVFGATLRPSIALVNILRRFLPALLGNPAGRTLLLAQLSARPWALSRDTVLPDVRGLADSPSTGAALNALIHGPKQEGAPSGTVPGRVTIGWGRRDLVTVPRQATRASELFPDAVLHWFERCGHFPQWDAPREATRLILDRTERG; encoded by the coding sequence ATGACGCTAAATTATGTCAGATTCGGACATGGCAGCCCGCTGTTGCTGGTGCACGGCTTGGGCGTGGGATGGCGATCCTGGTCCCCGATCATCGACGAACTGGCGGAACACCGTGACGTCATCGCGGTCGACCTACCGGGGTTCGGCGACACGCCGCCGTTGACGGGCGAAGTATCGATCGCTGCTCTCGCCGACTCCGTCGCGGACTTCATTCGCGAACACGATCTGGGTGGCATTTCCACCGTCGGTCAATCCATGGGCGGTCGAATCGTCCTCGAACTTGCTCGACGGGGAGTCGGCGGCGACACCGTGGCACTCGACCCCGGCGGTTTCTGGAGCGACCGCGAACGCGCTGTCTTCGGCGCCACACTCCGGCCGTCCATAGCCCTTGTCAACATATTGCGGCGTTTCCTACCTGCACTTCTCGGCAACCCTGCGGGAAGGACCCTGCTGCTCGCTCAATTGTCCGCGCGGCCATGGGCACTCTCGCGCGACACCGTGTTGCCCGACGTACGCGGGCTCGCCGACTCCCCGTCGACCGGGGCCGCTCTGAACGCCCTCATCCACGGGCCGAAGCAGGAAGGCGCACCGTCCGGCACAGTGCCCGGGCGGGTCACGATCGGTTGGGGACGACGAGATCTGGTGACAGTGCCGAGGCAAGCCACACGCGCATCGGAACTGTTCCCCGATGCCGTTCTGCACTGGTTCGAGCGGTGCGGTCACTTTCCGCAGTGGGACGCACCTCGAGAAGCCACTCGATTGATTCTCGACCGCACCGAGAGAGGATGA
- a CDS encoding DinB family protein yields MTDPVNRVEPPFVADEVTMLESWLDYHRATLLWKCHGLTDAQLTVRSIPPSTLSLLGLVRHLTEVERSWYARRLAGRERPPLYYSDAEPDGDFDSLDSAPVAEVFAAYDRAVQDSRALAANTDLEALSIGTVDGLQVSLRWIHLHLIEEYARHNGHADLLRQCIDGDTGE; encoded by the coding sequence ATGACCGACCCTGTGAACCGCGTGGAACCGCCGTTCGTCGCGGACGAAGTGACCATGCTCGAATCGTGGTTGGACTACCACCGAGCAACTCTGCTGTGGAAGTGCCACGGTCTCACCGACGCGCAGTTGACAGTGCGGTCGATACCGCCGTCCACTCTGTCCCTTCTCGGCTTGGTGAGACACCTGACAGAAGTCGAACGTAGTTGGTACGCCAGACGGCTCGCGGGCCGTGAACGCCCACCTCTGTACTACTCGGACGCCGAGCCCGACGGAGACTTCGACAGCCTCGACTCGGCACCTGTCGCGGAGGTGTTCGCCGCCTACGACAGGGCCGTCCAGGACAGTCGGGCCCTCGCCGCGAACACCGACCTGGAAGCGTTGTCGATCGGCACGGTCGACGGCCTGCAGGTCTCGCTGCGCTGGATTCACCTGCACCTGATCGAGGAGTACGCCCGACACAACGGACACGCAGATCTCCTCCGCCAGTGCATCGACGGGGACACCGGGGAATGA